From Falco biarmicus isolate bFalBia1 chromosome 18, bFalBia1.pri, whole genome shotgun sequence, one genomic window encodes:
- the GCK gene encoding hexokinase-4: MLDHRARMESGRKEKVERILSEFRLKEEDLKKVMYRMQKEMDRGLKLETHEEASVKMLPTYVRSTPEGSEVGDFLSLDLGGTNFRVMLVKVGEGEEGQWKVKTKHQMYSIPEDAMTGTAEMLFDYISECISDFLDKHQMKHKKLPLGFTFSFPVRHEDIDKGILLNWTKGFKASGAEGNNVVGLLRDAIKRRGDFEMDVVAMVNDTVATMISCYYEDHRCEVGMIVGTGCNACYMEEMQNVELVEGNEGRMCVNTEWGAFGASGELDEFLLEYDRVVDETSLNPGQQLYEKIIGGKYMGEIVRLVLLKLVDENLLFNGEASEKLKTRGTFETRFVSQIESDSDDRKQIYNILTAFELLPSGTDCDIVRMVCESVSTRAAQMCSAGLAGVINRMRESRSQETLKITVGVDGSVYKLHPSFKDRFHATVRQLTPGCDITFIQSEEGSGRGAALISAVACKMACMMGQ, from the exons ATGCTGGATCACCGAGCCAGGATGGAGAGCggcaggaaggagaag GTGGAGCGGATCCTGTCAGAGTTCCGGCTGAAGGAGGAGGACCTGAAGAAGGTGATGTACCGGATGCAAAAAGAGATGGACCGAGGGCTAAAGCTGGAGACACATGAGGAAGCCTCTGTCAAAATGCTGCCCACCTATGTCCGCTCCACACCTGAGGGCTCAG AGGTCGGAGATTTCCTGTCGCTGGACCTCGGCGGCACCAATTTCCGTGTGATGCTGGTGAAAGTGGGCgagggggaggaagggcagTGGAAGGTGAAAACGAAGCACCAGATGTACTCTATCCCAGAGGATGCCATGACAGGGACGGCTGAGATG ctctttGACTACATCTCCGAGTGTATCTCTGATTTCCTGGACAAGCACCAGATGAAGCACAAAAAGCTGCCCCTGGgcttcaccttctccttccctgtgcGGCACGAGGACATCGACAAG GGCATCCTCCTGAACTGGACCAAGGGCTTCAAAGCCTCCGGCGCAGAAGGGAACAATGTGGTTGGGCTCCTGAGAGATGCCATCAAACGGCGAGGG gacttCGAGATGGACGTGGTGGCAATGGTGAACGACACAGTGGCCACAATGATCTCCTGCTACTATGAAGATCACCGGTGCGAGGTTGGGATGATTGTGG ggacaggctgcaATGCCTGCTACATGGAGGAGATGCAGAACGTGGAGCTGGTGGAGGGCAACGAGGGGAGGATGTGCGTCAACACGGAGTGGGGGGCCTTCGGCGCCTCAGGGGAGCTGGACGAGTTCCTCCTGGAGTACGACCGCGTGGTGGACGAGACCTCACTTAACCCCGGTCAGCAACT CTATGAGAAGATCATTGGGGGGAAGTACATGGGGGAGATCGTCCggctggtgctgctgaagctggtggATGAGAACCTGCTCTTCAACGGGGAGGCCTCTGAGAAGCTCAAGACCCGTGGGACCTTTGAGACCCGCTTCGTGTCACAGATCGAGAG cGACTCTGATGACCGCAAGCAGATCTACAACATCCTGACGGCCTTTGAGCTGCTGCCCTCGGGGACGGACTGTGACATCGTGCGGATGGTCTGCGAGAGCGTCTCCACCCGTGCTGCCCAGATGTGCTCGGCCGGGCTGGCTGGCGTCATCAACCGCATGCGGGAAAGCCGCAGCCAGGAGACCCTCAAAATTACCGTGGGCGTTGACGGCTCCGTCTACAAGCTCCATCCCAG CTTCAAGGACCGCTTCCATGCCACGGTTCGGCAGCTGACGCCCGGCTGCGACATCACCTTCATCCAGTCAGAGGAAGGCAGCGGGCGCGGAGCCGCGCTCATCTCTGCCGTCGCCTGCAAAATGGCCTGCATGATGGGGCAGTGA